One Rhizobium acidisoli DNA window includes the following coding sequences:
- a CDS encoding SDR family NAD(P)-dependent oxidoreductase: MSVHKTIIITGASQGIGAGLVKTFLDKGWNVVGTSRNISESKLFDRAGRLELISGDVADPETAERVATTAVEQFGSIDALVNNAGVFLTKPFLEYTIEDFRRLCATNVEGFIHFTKHAIGQMLRQKSGGSIVTITSSLTDHPIAGVTASLPMITKGGLNAVTKSLALEFAKSNIRVNALSPGVVDTPLHAKNPRTFLESLSPMGTITAVQEIVDGVIYLTESSNITGEVLHVDNGAHLGKW; this comes from the coding sequence ATGAGCGTGCATAAGACTATTATCATCACTGGCGCGTCGCAAGGGATCGGAGCCGGACTCGTCAAGACGTTCCTGGACAAGGGCTGGAACGTCGTCGGAACCTCACGGAACATCAGCGAGAGCAAGCTGTTCGACCGCGCAGGCAGGCTGGAGCTAATCAGCGGCGACGTCGCGGATCCCGAAACGGCAGAGCGGGTGGCGACAACGGCGGTTGAGCAATTCGGTTCGATCGATGCGCTCGTTAACAATGCCGGTGTCTTCCTCACCAAGCCGTTCCTCGAATACACCATTGAGGACTTCCGACGCCTGTGCGCGACGAACGTCGAAGGGTTCATCCATTTCACGAAACATGCCATCGGTCAGATGCTGCGTCAGAAGTCCGGCGGGAGTATCGTGACGATCACGTCGTCCTTGACGGACCATCCGATCGCCGGCGTGACAGCGTCGCTGCCTATGATCACCAAGGGCGGCCTCAACGCAGTCACGAAGAGCCTCGCGCTGGAATTCGCCAAGAGCAACATACGTGTCAACGCGCTCTCGCCAGGCGTCGTCGACACCCCACTTCATGCAAAAAACCCGCGAACATTTCTCGAATCGTTGTCGCCGATGGGCACCATCACGGCCGTGCAGGAAATTGTCGACGGCGTCATCTATCTGACGGAATCCTCCAATATCACAGGGGAGGTGCTGCACGTCGACAACGGCGCACATCTGGGCAAATGGTAG
- a CDS encoding enoyl-CoA hydratase/isomerase family protein has product MKLRQPTRTSAIAMSSKGLTVAALLLFPALALSGQSIVAPKVDRAAEVKADPGQEHAQIKVDKRTPAYWRVTFDNPPFNIFGPETIPQMEKVVAAIESDPNLRVVVFDSDVPGFFLTHYNFTPPLAESTGLPSGPTGLHPLPDMLVRISKSPVVSIALIRGRATGVGSELALASDMRFASRQKAILSQWEVGAALVPGGGPMARLPRLMGRGRALEVLLGSDDINGDLAEAYGYVNRSFDDDKLDPFVDALATRISGFDRQAIADTKRLVDFASLPSDPEIAAGWDAFITSVQRPVAQTNIGRLMEMGLQRDPDVEARLGHYTQTLADK; this is encoded by the coding sequence ATGAAGCTCAGACAACCAACCAGGACAAGCGCTATCGCCATGTCGTCGAAAGGCCTTACCGTCGCGGCGCTACTGCTGTTTCCGGCGCTCGCCCTTTCCGGTCAATCGATAGTCGCCCCGAAGGTGGATCGTGCGGCAGAGGTCAAGGCCGACCCAGGTCAGGAACATGCGCAAATCAAAGTGGATAAGCGGACGCCCGCCTACTGGCGTGTCACCTTCGACAACCCGCCCTTCAACATCTTTGGACCGGAGACGATCCCTCAGATGGAAAAAGTAGTGGCCGCAATTGAGAGCGATCCCAATCTTAGAGTTGTCGTCTTCGACAGCGATGTACCGGGGTTCTTCCTCACCCACTACAACTTTACGCCGCCTCTCGCCGAATCCACCGGCCTCCCTTCTGGCCCCACCGGCTTGCACCCCCTGCCCGACATGCTGGTCCGCATCAGCAAGTCGCCTGTCGTCTCCATCGCCCTGATCCGCGGCCGCGCGACGGGTGTCGGGAGCGAGCTTGCTCTCGCCAGCGACATGCGCTTCGCAAGCCGGCAGAAGGCAATTCTCTCTCAGTGGGAGGTCGGCGCGGCGCTCGTCCCCGGCGGCGGACCGATGGCAAGACTACCGCGGCTGATGGGCCGCGGTCGAGCGCTCGAAGTTCTACTCGGATCCGATGACATCAACGGTGATCTCGCGGAGGCGTACGGCTACGTCAACCGATCCTTCGACGATGACAAGCTCGATCCTTTCGTCGACGCCCTGGCGACGCGGATCTCGGGTTTCGACCGACAGGCCATTGCCGACACCAAGCGTCTGGTCGATTTCGCAAGCCTTCCGAGCGATCCGGAAATTGCCGCGGGGTGGGACGCCTTCATCACGTCGGTCCAGCGTCCGGTGGCGCAGACGAACATCGGACGGCTGATGGAAATGGGCCTTCAGAGGGATCCGGACGTCGAAGCCAGGCTCGGACACTACACGCAAACTCTGGCCGACAAGTAG
- a CDS encoding RidA family protein, producing MVVASAEARVKELAICLPNAPTPFGSYVEAFQSGSLLFLSGMLPVAGHVPLYTGLVGRELSVAEGYDAARAACLSGLAAARSQLGTLDRIQSVAKLGVYIACLADFHEHPKVADGASKLLLDVFGPARLPPRVVLGVSSIPLGMPVEIELVFEIGPAFASQTEERSQP from the coding sequence ATGGTAGTCGCGAGCGCTGAGGCGCGCGTCAAGGAACTCGCCATATGCCTCCCGAACGCGCCTACGCCATTCGGCTCTTACGTCGAAGCGTTCCAAAGCGGCTCGCTGCTTTTCCTAAGCGGCATGCTGCCGGTCGCCGGACATGTGCCACTCTATACTGGCCTCGTCGGCCGCGAGCTGTCCGTCGCCGAAGGCTACGATGCGGCGCGAGCGGCCTGTCTTAGTGGTCTAGCCGCCGCGCGGTCGCAGCTAGGAACGCTGGACAGAATCCAATCGGTCGCCAAGCTAGGCGTTTATATCGCCTGCCTCGCCGATTTTCATGAACATCCCAAAGTCGCCGATGGAGCGTCAAAGCTGCTGCTTGACGTGTTCGGCCCCGCCCGGCTCCCTCCCCGCGTGGTCCTCGGCGTTTCCAGCATACCGCTCGGGATGCCCGTCGAGATCGAACTCGTCTTCGAAATCGGGCCGGCGTTCGCTTCTCAAACCGAAGAACGGAGTCAGCCATGA